One genomic segment of Mastomys coucha isolate ucsf_1 unplaced genomic scaffold, UCSF_Mcou_1 pScaffold22, whole genome shotgun sequence includes these proteins:
- the Pla2g1b gene encoding phospholipase A2 isoform X1, which produces MRLLLLAALLTAGATAHSISPRAVWQFRNMIKCTIPGSDPLKEYNNYGCYCGLGGSGTPVDDLDRCCQTHDHCYSQAKKLKSCKFLIDNPYTNTYSYSCSGNEITCSNKNNDCEDFICNCDRQAAICFSKAPYNKEYKGLDTDKFC; this is translated from the exons ATGAGACTCCTTCTGCTGGCTGCTCTGCTCACAG CAGGCGCTACTGCACACAGCATCAGCCCTCGGGCTGTGTGGCAGTTCCGCAATATGATCAAGTGCACCATCCCCGGGAGTGATCCTCTGAAGGAGTACAACAACTATGGCTGTTACTGTGGCTTGGGCGGCTCAGGCACCCCAGTGGACGACTTAGACAG gtGCTGCCAGACTCATGACCACTGCTACAGTCAGGCCAAGAAGCTGAAAAGCTGCAAATTCCTCATAGACAACCCCTACACCAATACATACTCATACTCGTGCTCTGGGAACGAGATCACCTGCAGTA ACAAAAACAACGACTGTGAGGACTTCATCTGCAACTGTGACCGCCAGGCTGCCATCTGCTTCTCCAAGGCCCCCTACAACAAGGAATACAAAGGCCTTGACACCGACAAATTCTGTTAG
- the Pla2g1b gene encoding phospholipase A2 isoform X2, producing MRLLLLAALLTGATAHSISPRAVWQFRNMIKCTIPGSDPLKEYNNYGCYCGLGGSGTPVDDLDRCCQTHDHCYSQAKKLKSCKFLIDNPYTNTYSYSCSGNEITCSNKNNDCEDFICNCDRQAAICFSKAPYNKEYKGLDTDKFC from the exons ATGAGACTCCTTCTGCTGGCTGCTCTGCTCACAG GCGCTACTGCACACAGCATCAGCCCTCGGGCTGTGTGGCAGTTCCGCAATATGATCAAGTGCACCATCCCCGGGAGTGATCCTCTGAAGGAGTACAACAACTATGGCTGTTACTGTGGCTTGGGCGGCTCAGGCACCCCAGTGGACGACTTAGACAG gtGCTGCCAGACTCATGACCACTGCTACAGTCAGGCCAAGAAGCTGAAAAGCTGCAAATTCCTCATAGACAACCCCTACACCAATACATACTCATACTCGTGCTCTGGGAACGAGATCACCTGCAGTA ACAAAAACAACGACTGTGAGGACTTCATCTGCAACTGTGACCGCCAGGCTGCCATCTGCTTCTCCAAGGCCCCCTACAACAAGGAATACAAAGGCCTTGACACCGACAAATTCTGTTAG